The following nucleotide sequence is from Corynebacterium hindlerae.
GGTTCCGGGACGGTGCTGGCTGTGGGGGGCGAACTGAAAAACACCTTCTGCCTGGCACACGAAAATGTGGCGCACATTTCGGCCCATATCGGGGACATGGGGTCACTGGCCAGTCAGCAGGCTTTCGACCGCTCCGTGGCGCAGATGCTTACCATGCAGCGCTGCGAACCAACACTCGTTGTTTGTGATATGCACCCCAACTATGCCACCACGGCGTGGGCTGAGCGCTCCGGCTACGATATTCTCCCAGTTCAACACCACTACGCCCACGCGCTGTCGCTTCTTGCTTCACATGGGCGCTTCGAGGGCCCCTTCGCATGCCTGACCATCGACGGCACTGGTTACGGCACCGATGGCACGATATGGGGTGGCGAGGTGCTGGTGTTGTCTCCAGATTTGTGCACCTTTGAACGCGCCTGGCATGTGCCCTGCTTCCCGATCGTCGGTGGCGACCGCGCGGTGCGCCAACCGTGGCGACTAGCCCTCGGCCTGGCCCACGCCTGGGATCTTCCGTTTAGTTATTCTCACGCTGAGGCTGCGCAGGTTTCTTTGCAGCTTTCACGCGGAGTTGGCCTCACGCAGACGTCCTCACTAGGCAGACTTTTCGATGCAGTCTCCGCCATACTCGGCGTCTGCGTAGAGCAGACCTATGAGGCCCAAGCGGCGATGGAGTTGGAGCGAGTAGCTGCCGGTTCGTTGCGATCCACAGCTGGGTCTTGGCGGGAATTGCTGCTGGAGGTATTGGACGCTTCGGTCCCTGTTCCAGACCGGGCCATGCGGTTCCATCACGGATGTGCCGTTTTGTTGGCTCATTCACTCCGCCAAACCGGCATTCCAGTCGTGGGCGTTTCGGGCGGATGCGCGTTAAACCGCCTGCTTATGAAGTTTTTGTGCGCAGAGCTGACTGATTTAGAAGTCCTCGAGCATGAATCAGCGCCTGCCAACGATGGTGGATTGTCCTTGGGGCAGGCGCTAGCGGGAAGACTCTGGATGAGTAAGTAAAATTCGACATCTTTCGCCCTGAAAGAGGCTTCTTCCGGGGAAAAATGTCGAATTTTACTTACGGTCTTTAAGCCGGGACGCAGTCATCCCAGTGGTCTTCGTGCTTATGGTGCAGGTGACCGTCGTGGATGTAGTCGATGTGGTCACCGTGCTGGACAGCTTCGTGGCCGCAACCTGGGCCGTGCTCGTGGTCGTGCCCCTCGTGAGCGTGGCAGCCCTCAGCTGGGACGCATTCGTCCCAGTGGCCGTCATGCTCGCGGTGGAGGTGACCGTCGTGAGCGTAGTCGGTGTGGTCGCCGTGCTGAATGGCGGTGTGGCCACAATCTGGGCCGTGCTTGTGGTCGTGCTGTGCGTGGGTTACGCAAGACATGGCATTTTCCTCTCCTCGTTGTTTTCAATTACGAGTCTATATTGAAAACGCCCTTAATGGAAGCGCTAATGAAAATACGCAGGTCAACTGGCTAGTTTTTAGCAAATCCTTGGCAGCGGGTCTCCCACCAACATGTCCACCATCCGGGCCCCGCCGAAGCCGGTAACCAATACAACGGAGGCTTCTGGAGTAGCTTCCACACGACCGATGACGGCCGCCCCTTCTGCCCCAGCTGCATGCAATGCAGCCACTGCCGCGTCCGCAGTCTCAGCCGACACCACTGCCGCAAAGGTGCCCTCGTTGGCCACGTACAGCGGATCGATTCCCAGCATGTCGCATGCACCTCGGGTCATGTCTCGTACTGGAATCTTGGTATCTTCCAGCACAGCAGCCAATCCCGTGGCCCGGGCCATCTCATTCATGGAGGTAGCCAGGCCACCTCGAGTAGCATCGCGCATCCAGCGCACCTCGGCTGCCCCACACAGGGCCTCAACCAGGCCATTTACTGCACGCGTATCGGATTCGATCGGGGCCTCAATGGCAAGATCACCGCGAGCCATCATCACTGCCATGCCGTGGTCGGCAATCGGGCCGGAGACCACGATTCGGTCCCCTACCTGGACCTGATCAAATCCAGTGGTTCGACCTTGAGGTATCGCACCAATACCGGCGGTGGTGATGTAGACCTTGTCGCCCGCTCCCTTCGGCACCACCTTCGTGTCGCCGGTTGCGATCACTACCCCAGATTTGTCAGCAGCTTCCTTCATCGCAACCACAATGCGCCGCAGCTCGGAGAACTCCAGCCCTTCCTCCAGAATGAAAGCTACCGATATCAGCTTCGGCACGGCCCCCGCCACGGCCAGGTCATTAACTGTGCCGTTGATCGCGAGCTCACCAATATTGCCACCCGGGAATTCAATGGGATTGACCACGTAGGAGTCCGTCGACATCGCGATAGCGGCCCCATGTTCTTTGATCAGCGAGGACGCGGTGATCACACTGGAATCACCCCCCTGCGCCAGGAGTTCGTTGCCGTAGGCGTCGAAAAAGACCTGCTCCACCAGGGCAGCGGAGCTCTTTCCGCCCGCGCCATGAGCCAGGGTGACGCGATCTTCCAACAAGCGGAACGGTCGCGAGCGCACCTTGGAGATGTTGAGGTTGACGCGGCTCTCATCCTCATTGAGGCGGTTCTTCGGGTCCACGAATGCTCCTTCGCTAGTGATTTCATTCCATGGTAGCGCTGGTAAGCTTTAGTCATATTCGAAGGAGAACATATGTGTCTTGGTGTTCCAGCACAGATAGTGGACGTTCCAGAACCTGCGCGCGCGAAGGTATCGATCAGCGGCGTGACCCGCATGATCTCAACTGACCTCATGACTGAGCCCCTGACCACCGGCGATTGGGTGCTCGTCCACGTCGGATTCGCCCTCAGCAAGATCGACGAAGATGAAGCCCGACTCACGTTGCAGCAGATTAAGCAGCTCGGCGCGAACACATTCGAGGACGAACTCGACGCGTTTAAGGAGAGCTCGATATGAAGTTCGTCGACGAGTTCCGCGATCCCGAGGCAGCTAAAGCCCTACTGAAGCGCATGGAGCATGACGCCGCACTGCTCAAAAAGCCAATCTCACTTATGGAAGTCTGTGGCGGCCATACCCACACCATTTACCGGTACGGCCTGGAAAATCTACTGCCAGAAAACGTCGAGCTCGTGCACGGCCCCGGCTGCCCCGTCTGCGTCATCCCTATGGGCAGGCTTGACGACGCCATTTGGCTCGCTAACCAGCCCAACGTCATTCTCACGACGTTTGGTGACATGATGCGCGTGCCTGGTTCGGATGAATCCCTCATGCAGGCCCGTGCCAAGGGCTGCGACGTCCGCTTCGTCTATTCGCCTCTCGACGCCCTGAAGCTCGCCGAGGAGAACCCGGACAAAGAGGTCGTCTTTTTCGCCGTCGGTTTCGAGACCACTGCCCCGTCCACAGCAGCCACCTTGGAAGCTGCCCGAATCCGGGATATCTCTAACTTTTCTGTCTTCTCCAACCACGTCACCATCGAGCCACCGCTGCGTGCGATTGTCAACGGTGGCGAGACCAAGGTCGACGGGTTTATCGGCCCAGGTCACGTGTCTACGATCATCGGCACCCACGCCTTCGACTTCCTGGTGGAGGAGTTCGGAATGCCATGCGCTGTCGCTGGCTTCGAACCTCTCGACGTGTTGCAAGCCGTAACTATGCTCGTCTCCCAGTTCGCTCACGACGAGCCCAAGCGCGTGGACAACCAGTACGCCCGCGTCGTCCGCGCCGAGGGCAACCCAGCAGCTAAGGCGCTGCTCGACCGCGTCTTCGTGCTTCGCGACACCTTCGAATGGCGTGGCCTCGGCTGGCTCGACAACTCCGGCATGGGCATCGCCCCCGAATACGCCAAGTGGGACGCGGAGAAGA
It contains:
- the hypE gene encoding hydrogenase expression/formation protein HypE; translated protein: MDPKNRLNEDESRVNLNISKVRSRPFRLLEDRVTLAHGAGGKSSAALVEQVFFDAYGNELLAQGGDSSVITASSLIKEHGAAIAMSTDSYVVNPIEFPGGNIGELAINGTVNDLAVAGAVPKLISVAFILEEGLEFSELRRIVVAMKEAADKSGVVIATGDTKVVPKGAGDKVYITTAGIGAIPQGRTTGFDQVQVGDRIVVSGPIADHGMAVMMARGDLAIEAPIESDTRAVNGLVEALCGAAEVRWMRDATRGGLATSMNEMARATGLAAVLEDTKIPVRDMTRGACDMLGIDPLYVANEGTFAAVVSAETADAAVAALHAAGAEGAAVIGRVEATPEASVVLVTGFGGARMVDMLVGDPLPRIC
- a CDS encoding HypC/HybG/HupF family hydrogenase formation chaperone, translating into MCLGVPAQIVDVPEPARAKVSISGVTRMISTDLMTEPLTTGDWVLVHVGFALSKIDEDEARLTLQQIKQLGANTFEDELDAFKESSI
- the hypD gene encoding hydrogenase formation protein HypD; translation: MKFVDEFRDPEAAKALLKRMEHDAALLKKPISLMEVCGGHTHTIYRYGLENLLPENVELVHGPGCPVCVIPMGRLDDAIWLANQPNVILTTFGDMMRVPGSDESLMQARAKGCDVRFVYSPLDALKLAEENPDKEVVFFAVGFETTAPSTAATLEAARIRDISNFSVFSNHVTIEPPLRAIVNGGETKVDGFIGPGHVSTIIGTHAFDFLVEEFGMPCAVAGFEPLDVLQAVTMLVSQFAHDEPKRVDNQYARVVRAEGNPAAKALLDRVFVLRDTFEWRGLGWLDNSGMGIAPEYAKWDAEKKFNVPGRRVEDPKACECGSVLTGRIKPWQCKVFGTACTPQTPIGTCMVSPEGACAAYYNFGRLDRQETAQLAQS